gagaggacggaaggtaagaaggtaccaggtaagaatacattaaaatagtagtaatctggaattaaggtggagccaaacaaagtccactcttgccaccgtgcacacagctggccacacccacccctaacggcgggatgacggcctacttttaaagtggcagcccagacTCAGGGCggcgtgcttccgctctttgatttttcacaataaaatggcagccgtgcaaaatgccccgGCAACACATGCTCTACTAACAGGCGGCGACTGGCTGGCATGACATGAAGAAGTGCCACATCGACCTTAAATCTTGGGAAGACACGGCAACAGTCAGGGCGACCTGGAGAAACCTTGTTTGTGAAGGTGTTGCACAGTACAACAAtgacctccgccatgctgcacaagagaagcgcagactcaggaaggagagagcaaccaccaaacaggcccaacccaaacccaccaccactacgttcccctgtccacactgcaccagaataaTTGGGTCCAGAATAGGCCTATatgcccacctgaagacccacaagaaccaagaaggaggacagtcatgctcgactacgagAGACCGCCGATAATGAtgactaacagacggcgactggctggtgccgcaaagaaaacggaacataagatccagccacaagtgaacaagttacttacatcAAAAAACATGACACACAACCTGGGCGCACAAACCAGCTGCGGTTTGCACGGGcgaggcgagtaaaaaaaaaaatatatatttttttatctgtgcgtgagccatatgcgatcatcaaaagagccatatatggctcgcaagccataggttcccgacccctgctctagctCTTcaggggggatcccgaggcgttcccaggccagccgagagacatagtctctctagcgtgtcctgggtctaccccgtggtctcctcccggtgggacgtgccctgaacacctcaccagggaggcgttcaggaggcatcctgaatagatgcacctcatctggctcctctcaacgcggaggagcagcggctctactccgagctcctccctgatgactgagcttcttaccctatctctaagggagagccccgcccccctacggaggaagctcatttcagccgcttgtacccgcgatcttgttctttcggtcactacccaaagctcgtgaccataggtgagggtaggagaacgaagatcgaccggtaaattgagagcttcgcctttcgactcagctctctcttcaccatgacggatctgtgcagatccgcattactgcagacgctgcaccgatccgcttgtccatctcccgctccatccttccctcactcgtgaactccacccttttccggctgagaaccatggcctcggatttagaggtgctgattctcatcccggccgcttcacatgcagctgcgaaccgatccagtgagagctggagggcacggcctgatgaagccaacaggatcacgtcatccgcaaaaagcagcgacccaatcctgaggtcaccaaaccgaaccccctcaatgccctggctgcacctagaaattctgtccataaaagttacaaacagaatcggtgacattTCTAAGTACGTCACATCTGATCAAGCCTCGTGAGGTCATGTTTTATGACTTTTTACTTCTgtctcctgttttattttggtaacctcagtctcatcatgtcatgttTCTGAGTGACCCCTCCCCTTATAATTAACTGGGTCTGGGTGAGTTGATTATATAATCTTTAATCCTTTTCAGTTCACAGCTAAATTCTTTTCAGAGTTAAACCACCAATCTATTTGGAGTCTCACTTGTTTGATAGGGGTGGAGCCTATCCAGAAATCCATCATTAAAGGTGTTCAGAGTCACCGGTTTGACTGGTTGATGTTTTTAGAGAACCTGAAGGAAAACCATAATCGTGTGATCAaaggaaatgcaaaaataaattatggaAAAAGTATATTTAAACTAAACAGATAGTATTTATTAGCGTGCTGCTGAACAAGAGCCTAAAGGGAAGGTAAACTCAATTAGGTTAATTATGGTGATGATGACGGTTGTACTTTGGTTCCAGACATAACGTCTCACCCTTTGAAGATACATGAAACCCATTTGTATAATATTATCTGTATGACATGTGATCATGAAAGCAGCCCAGAGCAAACACCCGATCACGAAGGCAGATGCAGAAAAGGCTGGCGAAGGAGTCTCAGTTCACCTGAAAGCTGGACAGGTGTCAAGATGGAAGGAGCAGCGACGGAGAACAGCGTGGCGACCATGGCAGCCTGCTATGAGAGGTTTGATCCAGAGCTGTACCTGCAGAAGTTCTACTCTGCAGAGGAGACTCTTTTGGACAGAGAAGATGGCATTACCCGGTGGCAGCTTGCCCGGCTGCATAGAGCCTTCACTGAAGGTAAGGAGAAGCAGCCGTGGATCATGGCATGAGACAATGTGTGGATAGTAACTGCAGGAAATATCAGTCAAGATGAAACCCACTCTGACTTTGTGGACACCCACAGAGTGTAAAAGTCATTCAGATTCACGCCGGGCCACTCGGCTTCAATGCTGGTGACCACGATCCTGACCCATCTTGGTTGTTGTGGTTTCCTGTCTTCTTTCCAGGTGATGTGAGCGGCGAGCTGCTCCTGGACGTCGGCTCCGGTCCGACCCTGTACCAGGTGATGAGTGCCTGTGAGGTTTTCAACAAGGTGATCCTCACAGATTTCCTGGAGCCAAACAGACGGGAGTTGAGGCTCTGGCTCCAAGACAAAGGAGGCAGCAAAATGAACTGGACGCCCTACTTGCAGCACATCTGCAAGCTGGAGGGACGGCGGTAAGATCAGACTCTCCGGGGTACAGACGCTCTCTCCAGAGAGGCGTAGCTCCAATGTCAAAGCATGAATCCGACCCCTAtccagtcgtgtgtgtgtgggggggggggggggattaacaccgtgggaaggagaggagggagcaagcGGCAGGCCCACCAATTCATATCCCCAGGCCCAGCCGGCCAAAGCCCCGCATGCCGGGCCATGCTAAACCTAGTGAACACCCCCGTACCCTGTTATTACGTCCCCCAGTTCCCTCATTTATATTGaatcatttaataaaaggagacttTCCGtaatatatttcaaaataaaactggaagcagagattttctccattgatatgtgctctatgaggaggttcaaccagtggttgatgtttaaagactgtttatttttgcagttaACAAGGATTgatttcttggcgatggcgagggctgcgagtgttgGGTGTGTTTCTTTGAAATATAGATTTCCGTTAAATTGCCGAGTAAGCACAGTGTGCTGTCCTCGCCCTGAAGTAGTTTCACCGGCTCGGCAGCTAGATAACGACGCTCCAAATAACcagtctttatttctttgtgctGTTTATTGGTAGAATGGCCTCAAACCATTGCCCTCTATGACCGCCGTAAAcctgaaaaatacaaaaacatccaTAAGCTAGCTAACATAAATAGCTAGGCTACATGCTAACTGGAATCACATGATGCACATAGCTCAACTGAAAGACACAATGCACACATGAATTCCTCTCAAACAAGTGCAACTCAAATCTTgtactattattattagcataCTCACGGACAAATCCTGTCCAGAGCAACAACATTTCCGAGGGTTCTTTTCTCGTTAACACATGAACACATCGGCACTGGGCGCAACCATTTTGGATAATAGATCTCCGTTCTGCAGAATACTATCGCAACGTATCCAAAAGAGGGAGCTCTAAGCTATGTTACTCAGTTGCTGAACTTACAAAGGGCAGAACACACAGGTGGAGGAAGGTTTTTGTGATACTGTGACCCAGAAGTGTTGGATGGGTGAACAACCATAGAGCATGAAAAGCCTGACCAGGCCGCATGGGTGAAGGCCCCACCCcaaggcctggctccaggaggggctCCCGGTATTTTGCTCATCATAAGGGGTATGTGTGCTACCCTTTGTccggtccctcccctaggacttGTTTGTCAttggtgaccctaccaggggcatgtagcccccgacaactgagctcctaggatcattgggacactcAAACCCCTCCACCGCGATAAAGTGGTAGCTCAAGGAGGGGTAGTATGTTTACTGGCcggaaatgcttcataaattcagccagGTAGCCCGGGCCTCGTGCTTTGCCGTTTGGCATACTAtctagagcgctgtagagctcaTTTATacacagcggagcttccagaatgttcttatattCAGTGAAATGAAGGAGGCAGCAAAATGAACTGGACGCCCTTCCTGCAGTACGTCTGCAAGCTGGAGGGACGGCGGTAAGATCAGACTCTCCGGGGGACAGACGCTCTCTCCAGAGGCGTAGCTCCAATGTCAAAACTTTCCAGCATGAATCCAAAATCACTTCCAGCCAGTTCAGCAGAAAGCAGCCGGACCTCCCCCCGGCTCCATATTTGAGTTACAGTACAATTGATTTTATAGTTTTGCCGATCGGTTCTAGAGGGTTCTGGATCTGGCTGGATTAATACTGTATCAATAGATACTTGAATGTTTTTTCAATGTTATTTTAACGATTGTCTCTGTATTCTTGTCCTACCAGGCCTTCAGAATGGACAGACAAGGCGGCCAAACTACGTCAGGTTGTGACGGACATCCTCCCCATTGACGTGCACCGTCCTCATCCTCTGGGACCCGATGCCCTTCCTTTAGCCGTGGCCAACTGCGTTACCTCCTACTACTGTCTGGAGAGCGCCAGTCCTGACCTGGTTGCCTTCAACAGAGCGCTGATCCGCATCGTGAGCCTCCTGCGGCCCGGAGGTCACCTCCTGCTGATAGGCAACCTGGGAGAGACGTACTACTTTGCAGCTCCTGGGTTGAAGATTCCGGTGGTGACGCTGACCGAAGCTCAGCTCTGCAGTGCTGTGAAGGAGAGCGGCTGCTCCCTGATCAGGCTGGAGGTGTTCCAACGGCCAAAGTACAGatcagaggaggagaatgaTGCAGCAGCCACATTTTTTGTGAAGGCAAGAAAGAATTAAAAGGTGGAGTTTGACCAAATTGAAAGGCTTTTGAAGTCCTCGCCCATATATGCCATGCTAATTATTCCCTGTAAAGCAAATAACGCTCACACACATTTGGTTCCTGATGACCTGATCTATCCTTAAATTATGACCTGACGAGGTCCACTAGATACCAGTGACTGTTCCATGGTCAGTTAtccttccttttccttcacctcctctctcttcgCCTTGCACATCTCCTAGTGCAGTTCTCTACCTTCATCTCTCTGGCTATCCCAATTCTTGAAATCTTCCTTCACCCTCTGGACCGCCCCCACAGGCTCCAACTTCCCAGGACTGGCCTGGATCCTTATCACCATTGAAAAATGTCCGTGCATCAGTGTCATCCCTATCTATGTGTATTTCATAtgtactaaatgtgcttgtaCCTGCTTCCTGTAACTACTTGATGAAGAGAGTTGTTGACGGCGAGAGAGATTGCAGCGgtccgatgctcactcatcgaacGTAATTTTGTTGtggtactgtacttgtactgtgctgtcaatgacaataaagtcgATTCTGAAACAACTATTTGAGGAGTATTGTCCTCATGCAAGGATGGGAGAGAAAtgagcaaaagaaaataaaaaattaatacTAATGTTGTTAATAGAAGTAGCCGTTGTATACCATCAATAGCCCACTTGGACCACCACAAAAAACCGGTCCGGTCCTTGTTTTTAACCAGGAAGGAGTACAGTATTCTGAAAGTCATTTCCGACTtgacaaatgtgttttcagCAGCAACAATCCAgcagtaccgtattttccgcaTTATAAGGCGCACCTTCAATTAGTGACCTATTTTAGGACTTTGCCCACATATCAGGTGCATGGAATAGAAACTACTGTAGTGGCTGGAGTTGGGTTATGCATCCACTAAGTGGAGCCGCGCTAAAGGGAATGTcaaaaaaacagtcagataatttagtcagtcaaactttattaataaaatataaaccaaCATTCTGACAACTTTGTTTACCCCCAAAACAAGTGCATTCACAATACAGTACCGGTAGCTCTTACTGGTATTTGCGCCGCCTTTCCAAGTCCATTAGACACAGTTCaaagctacatgctacatgctgtTTTATTCCCCCCCATGCAGGTAACAATATAACAATAACTCACCGTTGTTCAAACGTTAATGTCCATATTCACAATAAATCCCAGCATTGTTCAGTTGTAAACACGTGAAAGAAACATGTAAAGCTCGCTTTGTCAGTTTATTCCTCATCAGTGTCCGCGTAGAACAGCTGGGCGACGGCATCCAACGTGCCCAGTCCCGTCTCGTCAAAGTCGCCATTGTCCGTTCAGTGGCAATTCCTGCCTTCGTGAAAGCTCGGACCACGGTTGATATCGATATATCAGCCCAGGCATCAATCCATTGGCAGATTGTGGCGTATGTCTCTCTGTCATTCGGTCATCCACCGTTCCCACGCAGTTCGCTTGCAAACTTGTCCTTAGAAGGATCCTCCTTTTCACCGTCGGCCCAGGTCAACATCTTGTAGATTTCTCTGCCTTGCTCACCAATCCACATACCGAGCCAGCCGGCTGGTTGCTCAGCTATTAGCTCTGGTCCTTCCAGACTTAAGTTTCACTTTCCTGTAACTctatctctcctccctctctctgtcgccTGCGTgcttctctctcactcactcactcactctcgGGGAAGGGGCACACACCTCAGActgacacagacacactgagctcccgatcccaacacacacacacaaaactatgGTGGCTGCCATTACCGTATTAACCATATAAAAGGCGCACCTCACTATAAGGCGCAGGgtcaagttttgagaaaattagaggcttttaggtgcgccttataGTGCGGAAAATACAGTTGGTTGATCTTTTTAAATCTTCAAAGAGTCCTAACAGTGTTGTGCTGATGCATTAAAACtcggtctaccagaattctgcaactactagaatgaccatagcGGTAATTTTGAAtgctcggacattataattTGTCCAgaacaagctgctccagctcgacgtgtcCGACTCTCTCTGCAGGTGGATCATGGACTTCCTgacggaccggaggcagcatgtgcggctcgggactacggtctcggacactcggactatcagcaccggatccccccagggctgtgtactttccccctggctctccTCCCTATACACCATGGGAGTCAAACTCTGGCCTGCGGGCCAAATTTGGCCCGCAGTGTAATTATACttggcccgcgaggcaatataaaattaatattagagcttcttcttctgtcgtatGCCCTTAGATcttcagctctgttgcagcaagccagtccagtgtgtcatcGTCCAGgtcaattaagccctgatcaccatttggtgggcggtatatggggcagctggtcagcacgtggtcTACAGTCTGTGATGTATCCCCACATTCGCAGCGGGcactgtctgcaagaccccacttctgcattgttgcaccaaagcgtccaactc
This DNA window, taken from Brachionichthys hirsutus isolate HB-005 chromosome 14, CSIRO-AGI_Bhir_v1, whole genome shotgun sequence, encodes the following:
- the LOC137904031 gene encoding phenylethanolamine N-methyltransferase-like; translation: MEGAATENSVATMAACYERFDPELYLQKFYSAEETLLDREDGITRWQLARLHRAFTEGDVSGELLLDVGSGPTLYQVMSACEVFNKVILTDFLEPNRRELRLWLQDKGGSKMNWTPYLQHICKLEGRRPSEWTDKAAKLRQVVTDILPIDVHRPHPLGPDALPLAVANCVTSYYCLESASPDLVAFNRALIRIVSLLRPGGHLLLIGNLGETYYFAAPGLKIPVVTLTEAQLCSAVKESGCSLIRLEVFQRPKYRSEEENDAAATFFVKARKN